The DNA window tatatgtgtgttcatAATGGTTCAAAATCAAATGCcgtgaaaataaactatggtgaaaaaccataaattcgactttcaaaataaagtaattttaccatccttaaagaggtaccaagagataccacagttttctatataaaatttggtaagtaccttagatactaaaagataccaaattttacgtagaaaagaatggtacctcatggtaactacttaaggatgaaaaaaaaagtcttcaaaatatgttttaaaatttaaattttgacttatcaGCAGTTGCATAAGCGAAATGATAGGAGCCATCATCCATAGGTCAAGTTTGGACaagatttgaaattttttgtagcAGCATGTTCTGGTTtgtacaaacaaacaaaaaatcatcCAATACACACAGCTAGAGGTGGATAATATCAGTTCAAAGGCCACTGAATGTGTGCCACTATGTTGATGCTTTGTCTGTTGGTCATGGGTGAGGCAAAGGACTTGTTAGACGTTAGTGCTTCTCATCAGGGGGTGAGGGTAGTGTGATGGAGTAGCGTGTCTGATGGCAATGAATGGTTGCACTCGCAACAGGGAATTTTTCACTTGCTCTCTAGCTCATCCACCAgtaccccccaaaaaaaagagtgagGAAAAGCAGGCCTAGATTGTTTTGTAGGGCCGATTTCTGTTGCTGGACCAAATGCCCACAATTGGTGGTGTTgatttcctctctttttttgtggGAGCAATGACACATACTCTATGCATAGTACTCCTATATTCTCCTCCCTTTAATCTTACGTATAATCTTTTCggttatacttatacttttaaatcaaaatttaattttttattataatttattttttagttttgtcttttaaatcacaagaatatatatatatgttttatttataaattatgttttgtttgtaaatatacttttgattttcccttaaaaaacccaaacaatcactacttaatttgtttggtacCAAAGCTGGATTACCAAGTCAATCTACAACCTTGTTGCCTCATAGGGTTACATCGTCGGCAGTCAGATTTTAAAAGTTGATAAACTTTGTTAGCATGAGTTAGTGGATGAACAGGAAGGCTGCGTTGCTCCAAACTCcatattatgaatatgcgCATCTCGAAAAGGGAGATTGCTTCTTTAGCTTTTATGTAAAGAATTGTCCTCTTATCTTTCTATCACGGATCTGTAGATTTGGTTGCTCAGTGAAGGCTGATTAGGCTCTGTTTGTTGGTAAACATCTGTTGGCTGGGTAAAATTGCTCCGGGTTAGTCGTGAATTACTGAATTGCTTAGCTTGTAAGTAACTGGTTAGCTACAAGAACTTATGCTTCTGAACTTTTCCCGGCAAGCATGACTATTGGTCAGCAGCTGCTAACAGATTggtaaaaaatgacaaatcaatTGAGGTATAGAGGTTGTCTAAACTTTTACTAACATTGATGCCTCTGGTACACTAACTGGATGACAGAAAATGTTTGAATGTCCCACTTAAATAGGTAGGAGTGAATGTGATAGCTTGACTATTATATCTACATTTAGTAGGTTTGTTTGGAAGCTCGAGAAGTAGGATAGGAACGAAGAATTGTCAACAGAAGAAGTGCAGCATATCATTGTTTGAGACATTAGGcattcaataaaataaatgaataaataaatgcacTGAACACAGTAAACTTTGTTTTCACCTTTCACTGCCCTTCTTTCCCACTGACTAAAAGCACACCACACTAGCCTCTTTAAAATGCCACCATGCCAGTTCTTGGCTCACTCACTAGACTCCCCTAACTTTTGCTGCATCAACAGCTGCGCACTTGCAACTTCAACCCAGGTACGAAAGAATCCCTCATGGCTCTTAACTTCATGACctgattttttctcttctgaaGACTCTTGAATTCTTTGCCTCCACAGATCATGGTGGGCGAATGGCAGGATCATCTTCATGGTTCTTGAGATCAGGAGCAGCATATGCAGCATGAGGATGGAGAAAAATGGCTGGGCtgttccttctcctcctcctcctcctcctccccaagaACTCCTCAGTTTGTCCATGCCTTTCATGGGCTAATTCCCTGGACTCCAGAATCTCTGGGTGGGTGGGCTTAGGGAGGTATGAAACAAACCGGCAAGTCATAAATCGGCAATGGTGAGCTCCGGCAGGAGTCTACTCCTCAGttaccaaatttattttcattccCTTGTAACCTCTATTCCAGTTGTTTCTACTTTCTGTTGTTCCCTCTTACAAAGGCCATTCCAATTGCATCTTGTGGAAGCAGACAAAATGTTGTCTCGGTGTAGTATTGTTTTGTGGAGTCAATAGTTGCGTGTATGTTGCTTGGGAACACTTTATTGTGAGATGCTCATATGAGGTCGGTAGTGGAAGTACCTAAGGCCATTCTGTTTCTCTGCAGCTCAGTCATAAATGTGTTGCTCTGTGATatagcaagaacaagaagaacaTGTATCAAATGTGATCTTCTAGAGTACTGCACAATCAGTACTGCAGAGGATCTGAACTCAACATGTATGTGTTGCAGAGGATCTGAACTCAACATATATGTGTTGAATACATGAATCTACAAACATCTGAGCAGGTACTGAGACTGAAGCACTGCAGTTGCTGAGTTGCACACTTGCATCTTGGGTCATTCGTGCAAACTGAAGCTGCCAAGGCACTTGCTGCATACTGCTGCCTAGCAGCACAGATTTCCAGCAGATGTCCAAAAAAGCTTCCATAAACATGAATAGACAACCAAAAAAGGACTTGTGATGCTGGAGACACTTTACTCCAGACTTTTCTTTGGAGATTTAAAGTGCCCAGGAAAGATAGCATCCTTGTTTGGTCATCTTTGACGTATCAACGCTGCCATTGCACTGAACTACTGAAGAGGTACGAGCTTTGCTCCGCGAGGTACTAGTACAGTGAGGttagtattaaaattttagtaatgaTAGATCGAATGGTTACGATTGCATactacctcgagataccgacTTGATAGTGGGTGGATAACACGAGTGATCACTATCTCACAGTACTAGCACCTCGCAGTATAAAAGGAAATACTAAGAGCAAAGCTCATATAGTACATGTCATTCTGTTTATCTACAGCTCGGTCACAAAAACGTGCTGCCTTCTGAtgaaaataagaagaaaaaacatgtaatGTACAAACTTCTAACCAGGTAGTGAAAATCGCTGTCTGAATACTGAAGACTGCGGATGTACCATACGTCCTACTCAGTACTATCTCCCTTCCAGGCTCTATAATCATGAAAATCAGCACATAATTGTTTCCAATGTGGTAcaatatttaaatcttataaatGAGTATATTTTGGTACGAAGGGAGTGAGTATTCTTGCATGCTGAAGCTGTCAAAGTACTAACAGTATATACTACTATTAGGTGCTGGTACCAGAGTACAAATTTGCAGCAGATGTCTAGACTTTTCTTGGGAgcctaaggggttgtttagtttgaaaaaaaaatttaaaaaaaacatcacatcaaacctttaaacacatatttgaagtattaaacttagcctaattacaaaacaaatttcagattccgcttggaaaccgcgagacgaatcttttgagtctaattaatccatcattagcacatgttggttactgtagcacttatggttaatcacgtCATAATTAGAATCAAAAAGgcgtctcactatttcctccacaactgtataattaattttaatgtttatatatatttaatactttatttagaagttcaaaaatttaatgtgatgttttggaaaaaaattttgggaactaaatagCCCAGTGTTCAGAAAAGATTGGAATACTATGTCCCAGCATGTCTGTTCCATGATACAGTAGTACATTGCTCTGGATTCTCTTCGTGAACGTGAAGTTGCATTACAGTAAGCTGAATGCCAGCCAGCTTCTGGCCGATGGGAATGAAGCAACTCGTCAGAAGCCTTAATGATGACACTCTGCAACAATAACTTATGTCTTATTATAGTTTCTGCTGCAATGCCAAAGTTGCATTACAACAATAATGTTGTTGTAAACCCTGTAGGGGAACGAACTGCAATGCCAAAGTTGTTCAGAATTGGACTTAAATTATAGTTTCTGAAATGAAGATTTTGCTTTTCACCGTTTCAGGTTCCATAGTCCATATAATGCTGCAAGCTGCGTTCGTTTGCaggattttagatttttacgAGTACATTTTTTGTGCTCTTAAATGTTGTatgaaaaactataaaaatatatattttttaatttgtagtagttaatttagaCACTGTAAccttaaatagctatcacaaaaattaaataatatattatctatCCTTAAATCTCAGATATATAGTAATCCGAACTAGTTATGCTCAAACTATTAAAGTTACAAacttaagaaagaaaaaaaaaaggaaaattcacTTATACTCCATATGTTAAGTGAACCTTCCTTGAACCTTGATCAATTCACGCGAAAAATCCTTCAGAGTTTATGTTAAATAGCATCCTTACTAGAACGACGAAAGATTTTTTGCATGATTCATACAAAAATTCTATAATGAATATCACTTAACCCAAGTTATTATAATCCTTATTATACACAACCGCTAGCATCCTAACTTAGAGTTTATTTGAGAGTTCTTtcacctaaatttattttttacattgacttttagatatatgagaatgtgtatataaaagttttacttataaattatttttcgtttaaaaatatgtcgtttaacCATCATCCCTAGGCTTTTAGCACGTGACATTAATCAATTGTTATTCGATCCACCGTCATTATATATTCccaaatcatttatatttatgaagCCTTATCCATTGTATGGAAATTTGTAGCCATCTAAGTcaaaccttttttttgcttttatactccatccgtccaaAAACAATATAATCTTTACTCTCTCTtatttaatccaaaataagttaatcTTTAAGTCACGTTGTATTAGAGTTTGTGAAAATAAAGGCTAGATGCAGTAAACATAAGTAAATTGAGAAACAATTCTATTATGATGTATTAGAATGTCTAGGATGGGTGAATAATGAAGAGTTTATTTAGCATCTTCCTTATGCtcattaactaaaatttattttttggtttttttatcatattttatttttcaaccattgctttttatcattatatataaaagttttacttgtaaattatttttaaccattaaTAAGCTATTTGACTTACGCTtaattttaaggaaaaaacgACACTAAtcttgggatggagggagtattacagTATCAAGTCAAATCGATTAACATTATTTCTAGATGGTTAATCATGTTGATTCAGTATATTTGTCCTGGATCCATCCTATTTGCTTGACCGTCCATTCTTCCCCACACTCGATCGTGGCCGTCCGCTACAGGCCTTCTTCCCCCTCCTACGCAAATCAGCAAAtcgtcccccgccgccgccgcccggttTCTCCTCCCCTCGCCCCTCCGGTGCTCCCCTTCCTCACGCCGCCACAACTGCAAAAATCTCCAAGCACTACCTCACCTTCCCTCGTCACCGCCTCCGTCCGATCCGCCCCTCGCTCCTCCGGTGCGTGCCTCACGTTGCCCTGTACGCCGGCGACCGCAGTCTCCACATTATCGTGCTGATTTTCGCTGCTGGGGGTGTGCAGGAATCGTCGGGTAGGGGTGGTTggttggtggaggaggaagaggaagacgaTGCCGCTGGGACTGATTCTGAGCTCGCTCGGTAGGTCGATGCGGCGGAAGCGGCTGTCCTCGCTCGACATCCTCTCCTCCAAGAGGGCGCCTCGGGATTACTACAAGGGGAAGAACTGCAAGCCCACCGGGTTTCACACCCGCAAAGGTAATGCCCTGCGACGCTTGTGATCTGAATCTAGTCGTCTGTATGGGTCATGCATGCTCTCTCTGCGTATCATCACATATAACATCGCAACCATGATATGCTTGATTGAGAAATTTTGTGATTATGAACCGGATAGTTTACTTAACCGGTGTTGGTGGAGCACGAAATGGTGACAATTGCTAGTCACCACACTATTTTCTCAACCAGAAATCTGGAAGAACCAAGGAGAGGATATTGTTTATGTGAATCAATCGTTATGGGCCAGGGTTTATCTGAGCCATCCGTGCAAGTAATATTCTGCTTACTTTAGATTTGTGAGGTGCTTTCGGTAATGTCAAATATTGCTTCAATAAGAGGTGTGAGTAAGCAAATATAATAAGACCTTAAATATTTAGTGAGTAGCAAATAACATTTCAATTCAACTGGTGCATTTTGATTGGTGGTACAGCCAAGCAGAAATTTTCTCATGGAAAATTGAGAAATGCTTCATCTGTCATAGTTACAAAATGACATTTTATTTCATCTGGTATATAGTCATCCTACAGAATGTAGTAAATCATGTCAATCTGCccgaaataataataataataataataaaataaaaaaaaactgaagagAAGATTCTGTGGTATCGGATTCATCTTGGAAGAAAATATTAGGCAGTATTAAACAAAGAAGACCAAACATATCTGCATACAACAGTTTTACTAGTGCTATTTTCCAATATATTGCAGGATAAGACAAAGATCTGTCAGTGGATATTTTCCATTAATAGAACTTAGCCTTGACTTTTCTATGCGATGCTTGTTtgaacatgtataaattttagtttcattgatttgtttgatttttatgtgCAAGGATCAAATACTTCTTCATTATATTcctgtttttatttgattcaaATACATTTGCTTTAGCTATCATATGATCATTCAACTGATTGTTGTTACTAATGCCCATCCCTCTCTTCATGAGTAAACATCTTACTTGcttagtttaattttcaatattgATGTAATTTCACAGGTGGATATGTCATGGTGGATGAGAAGCTGCCAAGATTTGTGGTCCCTGACTTGACTGATTTCAAGGTAATTAGCATTTTGCTCCAGATATATACTTGCAcggttaaattaaatttagtgtCAATGCTGTCTCACTGCTATATCCAGTCTGAACTTGCTGGGCAAACTTATAGGAGTAAATGACACCTAACAAGCAGAAAATGGCTAATATAACAATCAAACGTCTCAGATTTCTGTTTGAACTTTGAATCATCCTTCTTAAGAAATGACGGAAATAACTTGCCATGTCCAAATTTTATCGGAAAAGATGGGGACTTCATTTCTTGGGTAATGTGGTGAATTCTGGGTTTACATTTTCGGTAGGGCTCCTGATCCTGACCCACTGCGGTATGACGGAATTTAACGAAAACTGGTGGATTCAGACAAAATTCAAGAAACAAAACTTGAATTTAAATTCCTGAGTTTGCGTGCCAGCCAACGAAATCTTTTTGAaattatctaaaaaccaaacagGATTGTTGAAATTTGTTGAGAGAATGAATTTGgaaggaaaacaaaaggtagagataataaaaaaaatgctaaatgTGCTATGAGGGGCTCAAACCTGTGACCCTGCGGTGAACAGATATAACTGGGCTATTCCAGCTTTGATGAATGAGCTAAAGCGTGTAGACACTGAATTCTAATCAGATCGAAAGGCATCGTAAAGTTCCAGCAGAAACATATCTTCGGCCAGACCAGTAAGATGGTTTTTGTGAAAACTGACcagttttttttggaaatctAGTTATGTTGAAACATTTAGCTCAAGAAAGGAAGAGAAACCGATAATGAATGATATATCATGGAATTCTTCTATTTATGTGATTCAAGTGGCCAAGCAAccatctttttcattttttctttccaattATGGTTgtgtatttagtaataaatttccTGTATAAATGACTGCAGTTGAAGCCATACGTATCACAATGTGCCAGGGACATCACGGGGTCATCGACATCCTCCACTTCAGCAGAAACTAAAACTAGTGAAGACAAGAAGTGATCTGTATGGAATTGCTTAGTCATTGTTTGTGTTTTGCAAGAACGCAGAGCAGCTTTTCAGTTATGCTTTTCTTACGGCAAAAACAAGAACTGATCTTAGTGCATGTAGCATTAGcacctgcaggctgcagcatGTTGACTATCACTTAGCTACATCTTTTCTCTAAGAGATCTTGACAATGGAGCATATATTATCCGAATTCGGTTACATGTTAGCTGTTTTCTGGCTCCAATAAATTTCCATTTCCGGAGGCCTATACTGAGGTGATGCAACTGGTTGAAATATGATGTGATAAAAGTGAGTTTTTGTCATCCAGTAGAAGTGACTAGACTTTACCAATGCTACTCTCTTTTCTGCTCATACATGACCTACCCACTCGCATATCACTGAAAGCAAAGTTGATTGTCTCGTGCTGTCCATTTTATTGGCGCTGAAATTCGTTTATCACAAGGCACAGGCTACAAAACATGTTATGTTTTTGTAAACAAACCCTTAGAAAGTCTTAGGTATGTATGGCGAACTCATCAAAAATCATGCTAGCTTCAAGAAGTGGGCAACAATTTCTATGgttgccaaattttagcaaGAACATGTTTCACTTCCCAtgattttgttaaatttccaaaaaaagggaaaaattaCAAGGCtgcaattataattttattaaattagaaATATGTCATTCTCATCCAtgtgtcattgactcatgtgTGCCTCGCATGTCAGTGAGATatcaataacatatttttaattttgcaaaatcataATGATAAGgttgtaaatttaaaaaagaaagagagaaagttTGTATAATAGCCACACGGCCTATTTAACATCCAATTTCCGGCCCATGAACTCACTCCCGGAGCCTACCTGTCCAGCCACATCTCAGCCCATTAGAGCCTTCGGCCAATTAGGGTTTCTTGCGCGAACCTGCACCGCCCAAGCCTATATAATGCGTCCACCTCTTCAACTAGCAttaccatcgccgccgcgccgcccaagtcttcctcctcgccgccgtcttctAGATCAgatcttcctttttcttcgtTTCGTTTTCGTTGGATTTCGTATGCTTTCTACTCGCGATGATTTTGTGCGTGCTTCGTCATCTGGTCATTGGGAGGATTAGTCTCTAATCGGTTCCCAATCGACTCGTTCCCTTGAAGCAAAATCATCCTGTTGTATCCTGAGCTCGCCTTCCTCTCGTGTCCTCGGATGCGTCTCGCCGTAGGGCACTCGGCGGCTGTTACATACATCAACCTCCTCGAGAAAATCATCCCGAAtcagtttttctctctcttaaattttgttgtttctgtCGATCTGTGTTCGATTCGATTCGTGGTCGCTGGCAACGGTGATGAGTCCTACAGACCTGTAATGACTCCTGCGGAGATGATCGCATGGTCAAAGAACATCTAAGGGACTGAGTTGTCGTTCGTGGTCAATCGATGAGATTATTTTAATTCCTTCCGAttgttttttcagtttttgtat is part of the Oryza brachyantha chromosome 2, ObraRS2, whole genome shotgun sequence genome and encodes:
- the LOC102711945 gene encoding 39S ribosomal protein L41-A, mitochondrial-like, producing MPLGLILSSLGRSMRRKRLSSLDILSSKRAPRDYYKGKNCKPTGFHTRKGGYVMVDEKLPRFVVPDLTDFKLKPYVSQCARDITGSSTSSTSAETKTSEDKK